One window of the Scyliorhinus canicula chromosome 25, sScyCan1.1, whole genome shotgun sequence genome contains the following:
- the ier2b gene encoding immediate early response 2b, translating into MEGRSEAAPAMDVKLEAQRVMAVALGKMYNSRLQRGGIRLHRSLLLSLVLRSARDVYLNVGAEQQEAGRGSQAEAPAMELEAAEGGGLEARPKGEECAAQSQCIQSQEKGIKSQECIQSQTECIQSQEKCIQFQQCIQSQKDCIEPRECIQSQKECIQPGSHSVQSQEDCIQRRECLHCGRDKVSEFAQRPVAEPLAGNGCLCPGQEPREAAGSRSRKRRKGWDQREPLECLPRKRARLEEDCSREAAPDQESSSNPSLVNVFSSGFSGLLNKGQSDSPGICRDRVLSKLGIWVRAIVAY; encoded by the coding sequence ATGGAAGGAAGGAGTGAAGCTGCCCCTGCCATGGATGTGAAGCTGGAAGCTCAGAGGGTGATGGCTGTGGCCCTGGGGAAGATGTACAATTCCCGGTTGCAGAGGGGAGGCATCCGGCTGCACAGGAGCCTCTTACTGTCGCTGGTGCTGCGCAGCGCCCGCGATGTTTATCTGAATGTTGGAGCCGAGCAGCAGGAGGCCGGCCGGGGGAGCCAGGCCGAGGCCCCGGCCATGGAGCTGGAGGCTGCGGAGGGAGGAGGACTGGAGGCGAGGCCGAAAGGCGAGGAGTGTGCGGCCCAGTCCCAATGTATCCAATCCCAGGAAAAAGGTATCAAATCTCAGGAATGTATCCAATCCCAAACGGAATGTATCCAATCCCAGGAAAAATGTATCCAGTTCCAGCAATGTATCCAATCCCAGAAGGACTGTATCGAGCCCCGGGAGTGTATCCAATCCCAAAAGGAATGTATCCAgccgggttcccactctgtccaatcCCAGGAGGACTGTATCCAGCGCCGGGAATGTCTCCATTGCGGCCGGGACAAAGTGTCTGAGTTTGCCCAGCGCCCTGTGGCTGAGCCTCTGGCCGGGAATGGCTGTCTCTGCCCCGGCCAGGAGCCCCGGGAAGCGGCGGGAAGCAGGAGCAGGAAGCGGAGGAAGGGCTGGGATCAGAGGGAGCCTCTGGAATGTCTGCCCAGGAAGAGAGCCCGGCTGGAGGAGGATTGTTCCCGGGAAGCCGCCCCGGACCAGGAAAGCTCCAGCAATCCCAGCCTGGTCAATGTGTTCAGCTCCGGATTCAGCGGCCTCCTGAACAAAGGGCAGAGCGATTCCCCGGGAATCTGCCGGGACCGAGTCCTCAGCAAACTGGGAATCTGGGTGCGAGCCATTGTGGCTtactga